Part of the Vulcanisaeta thermophila genome, GTTGGTATTATACGTGGTGCTGGGTAGTGAGGTATTTAAATGCCACTGGGTACTTGCATTAATGTGGAAGCCTTTGAGAGGATTAGGAATGTTTATGCGAAATTGAATAGTATGTTTTATAAGTATGAAGATGAGGTCCTGGGCTCCCTAATGGCAACCCTGTCCAGGGAGAACTACCTACTCGTGGGTCCACCGGGCACTGCAAAGACAACCCTGGTCTACGCACTGTCCAAGTTCCTCAATGCCAAGTGGTTCTATAGGCAGTTGACTAAGTTTACGGATCTTGAGGAGATCCTGGGGCCCATTAATATTGCTAAGTTGCTTGATGGTAAGGTGGAGCGTATCTACACAAACTCCATAGTGGAGAGTGAGTTTGCGCTGCTTGATGAGATATTCAATGCATCCAGCGCCATCTTGAATACCCTACTTTCAATTCTAAATGAAAGGGTGGTGTATGACGGTGACAAGGTGGTCCCTGTGAAGACCTGGACGGTGTTTGGAGCAACGAACAGGATCCCTGATGAGGAGGAGCTCCAGGCACTTTATGATAGATTCCCACTGAGGGTCTTCACGGAGTGGGTTAGCCCTGACGAGACCGAGCCATTGATAATCAAGGGTTGGGAGTTAAGGGCTGAGTTGGAGAGGATTGAGCCCGTGGCAACCATGGATGACGTCCAAACGGCCAATAAGGTCATTATTCAGTATGTGCATGACCACATTAGGGATATATCCAAGGTCATAAGCCCCATAATCTCTAACTACGTGGAGCACATACCCATTAGTAATAGGACCAGGGTTAAGGTGCCCATGTACGTAATGACGTACCTAATTCTAAACGGCATTGACATAACAACCGCGGAGATAAACCCGGTAATCCTCAGGGTGGGGACCATAAAGGTCCTCAAATACCTAGTGAATAATAAGGACCAGTTGAATGATTACTCCTCCTTCGCCACTGTTCACATGCCCGAGGACCTCCTGAGGCTCAGCGAATTGCTCAGCGAGGCCAAGGCTTTGATTAATAATGAGGTTTATAATGAGGCCAGGGAGAGGATTAGGAACGCCAAGGAATTACTGAGTCAGTTGAGGTCCAAGTGGGATGCGGTGACCCTGAGGCTATACTCCAATGAGATAAGTGAGATGGAGGACCTACTAAAGAGGCTTGAGGAGGCGCTGGAGCAGGGAAGGAGGTAATCACCTGAGCAACTTAATTAATCCACGCACGGTACGTGTGACCTCATTCATTAAGTCCTGAGGTGCGTCATAAAGCCTTAGGTCCATTAGTACGTCATTGATCAATTCCCTAAGGCCATCAACACTAACGGTGTTGGATGGGCCTAATTCCCTCAATTCCATATTTAAGGCGTTTAGGTATAGGTATGAGGTGGCGAAGAACCTAACCCTGAAGTCGTCATTGACATCTGGTGGGCATTTAATGCCCATTCTAAGTAATGGTGCGCACTCCCCATTAATATTCACGCCCAACTCCCTCAGGTAATTAATCAATAACGTGGGGTTCCTAACCATTTGCCAGAAAACCTCCTCAACATTAACCACGTAATCACGGGGTGTGGCTGGTATTTAAGGGTTTATGGCAGTGGTTTATCCCTCATCCGGGCCCTGGCCCCGTCCTCCGTGAAGACCCTGCCCCTCCAGGTGATGCTTCTCTTGGTCATCGTCCTCAGTATGGCGATCCAGGAGAAGTATATGTTGAGTATTGATGCGAGGCCCATGTATATGGGGAGCCTCCTGCCTATGTATCTTTGATGGAATTGGGAGAGGCCGCTTATGCTCCTGACCCTATAATAGTCCTTGATGGAGCCAATGATGTAAGGCATCAACGTGGCCAGGGCGAGCCAGGGTGTTGAGGTGAGTAGTGCCGTGATTAGTCCTAGGGGGAGTGTTGTGGCGAGTAGTGTGTAGGAGGCTAGGTATAGTAGGAAGCCCCTGAAGCCGTAGACACGTACGAACCATAACTGCCTAACGGCCCATTCAAAGGCACCCCTTAAGTTGGTATCCTCCAGCGTGATTACCATGGATTTTGGTACGAATGCGATCTTGAGGCCCTCCTTATGCACGAAGTGTGTTATCACGTAGTCATCACTGTAGTAATTGGGTAGGTAGTCGGGCACGTTCCACTTCCTAATTAGC contains:
- a CDS encoding AAA family ATPase; protein product: MPLGTCINVEAFERIRNVYAKLNSMFYKYEDEVLGSLMATLSRENYLLVGPPGTAKTTLVYALSKFLNAKWFYRQLTKFTDLEEILGPINIAKLLDGKVERIYTNSIVESEFALLDEIFNASSAILNTLLSILNERVVYDGDKVVPVKTWTVFGATNRIPDEEELQALYDRFPLRVFTEWVSPDETEPLIIKGWELRAELERIEPVATMDDVQTANKVIIQYVHDHIRDISKVISPIISNYVEHIPISNRTRVKVPMYVMTYLILNGIDITTAEINPVILRVGTIKVLKYLVNNKDQLNDYSSFATVHMPEDLLRLSELLSEAKALINNEVYNEARERIRNAKELLSQLRSKWDAVTLRLYSNEISEMEDLLKRLEEALEQGRR